From a single Nitrogeniibacter mangrovi genomic region:
- a CDS encoding response regulator transcription factor yields the protein MTRILVVEDHVLVREAMAQTLQRLDEQVECVGVKTADEALEELERNPDRDLAVIDLMLPDMNGFSLLGILAKRFPELPAIVVSALDDSASIQRAMKSGASGFVPKSCSSEELLDAIRIVLDGGIYTPKEEAGSARRRGGAPIQERFGLTTAQTRVMELLAQGKTNREIADLLGLSEGTVKVHMSAIFRALNVTNRAQAVLVITRHGARL from the coding sequence GTGACGAGAATTCTGGTGGTCGAGGACCACGTGCTGGTGCGTGAAGCCATGGCGCAGACCCTGCAGCGCCTGGACGAGCAGGTCGAATGCGTCGGCGTCAAGACGGCGGACGAGGCCCTCGAGGAGCTGGAGCGCAATCCGGATCGCGACCTGGCCGTCATCGATCTCATGCTGCCGGACATGAACGGTTTTTCGCTGCTCGGGATTCTCGCCAAGCGCTTCCCGGAATTGCCGGCCATCGTCGTCTCGGCCCTGGACGACAGCGCGTCGATCCAGCGCGCGATGAAATCCGGCGCCTCCGGTTTCGTGCCCAAGTCCTGCTCAAGCGAGGAACTGCTCGATGCGATCCGCATCGTGCTCGATGGTGGCATCTACACGCCCAAGGAGGAGGCGGGCAGTGCCCGTCGCCGGGGGGGCGCGCCGATCCAGGAACGTTTCGGTCTGACCACGGCGCAGACGCGGGTCATGGAGCTGCTGGCCCAGGGCAAGACCAACCGTGAAATCGCCGATCTGCTCGGGTTGTCGGAGGGCACCGTGAAGGTGCACATGTCGGCGATCTTCCGTGCTCTCAACGTGACCAACCGCGCCCAGGCAGTGCTGGTCATCACCCGCCACGGGGCACGGCTGTAG